Genomic window (Stenotrophomonas maltophilia):
CGCCGCACCCAGGCCACGCCGTACTTCCCGGGCTACTTCGGCCTGTGGGAGACCTTCAATGTATTCACCCAGTACGAGGACGCCGAAGTCACCCTGAGTGCGCCGGCCAACCTGCCGATGTTCGTCGACAGTCGCGGCGTGCAGGGCAGCGATCGCCCGACGGTGAAGAACGGCCAGGCGCAGTGGCGCTGGCGCTACCAGCGTCGCGAGGCGATGCCGGCGCAGAACTGGTCGGCGGCGGGCTGGGAGTTCGGCCCGAACATCATGGCCAGTACCTATCGTGACTGGTCGCAGATGGGTCGCGCCTACCAGCTCAAGGCGGGCCCGGCGGCTGAGGTGACCCCGGCGCTGCAGGCGTTGGCTGATGAGATCACCGCGGGTATCAGCGACCGCCGCGAGCAGGCTGATGCGCTGTATCGCTGGGTTGCGCAGAACATCCGCTACGTGGCGGTGTACCTGGGCAATGGCGGGCTGGAGCCGAACAGCGCGCAGAGCATCCTCGACAACCACTATGGTGACTGCAAGGACCATGTGACGATCCTGGAGGCGCTGCTGGCAGCCAAGGGCATCGCCAGCTCGCCGGTGCTGATCGGCGCCGGCGGCGGTCCGACGCTGCCGAAGATTCCGGTGCTGGGCCGCTTCAACCACGCCATCACCTACATTCCCGAGTTTGATCTGTACCTGGATTCGACCACCGCGTGGGCGCGCTTCGGTCAGCTGCCGGAAGGTGATCTGGGTGCGCCGGTGATGCGTACCCGCGACGCCACGCTGGCACGCACCCCGGCCAACACGCCGGAGCGTAACGCCACCTCGATGGAAGTACGTTTCACCTTCGACGCCAACGGCAACCTGCGTGGAGAGACCATTCCGAAGCTGGGCGAGAACGCCGAGATCGGCATGCGCGCCCAGTTCTCCCAGCTCAACGCGCAGAACCGTGCGCGCGCTGAAGAGCAGATCATGGCCGCGTCCGGTTTCGACGGGCGAGGGCAGCTGCAGATCCAGGGCGTGCCGGTCGATCTGACCCGGCCGTTTGGCTATCGCATGGCGTTCCAGGCCGAGGACTACGCCGACTTCAGCGTGGCCGGCGGCATGGCCGTGCCGGACCCGCCGGGTGGCGAGTCGGTGCGTGGCTTGTACGCCACCGCCTCGGCGCCGGCCAACGAGACACCGTTCTACTGCAATGCCAGCCTGCGCGAGGAAACCTATCGCCTGCAGTTCCCGGCCAATGCGCCGATCATCGCCATCCCGGCCAGCCAGCGTTTCGCCAATGCAGCCGGCGAGTACCGGGTGGACTGGAGTCGCGAGGGGCAGGAGGTGATCGTGCACCACCGCTTGCAGCAGAATGCAGTGCGTGGGCCAGAGGCGTTGTGCCAGCCGCAGGATTATCCGGCGTTCCGCGCGCTGTACCGCGAAGTGCGGCGTGGCTTCCGCGGCCAGGTGCTGTACGGCAAGCTGCCGGGATCCGGTGGCTGAATCGCCGATGGACGTTTAGGGCGGCATAATGTCGCCCTGATCGCCCATTCATCTTTCCCCGGGCACACTGGCAACCACCTTTCCTGGCGCCCGCGCCCACAGGATTCCCGCATGAACTTCCGCTTCCGCCGTTTCCTTGCCACCACCACCCTGGCCGTGGCCTGCGCCGCCGCCGGCAGCGCCTGGGCTGGCGCCCGCGATGACCTGAAGACCTTCACCAGCGGCCTGAAGGGCCTGGATGGCCAGTTCAGCCAGCAGGTGTTCGACAGCCGCGGCAAGGTGAAGGAATCGACCAGTGGCCGAGTGGCCCTGTCGGCGCCGCGCCTGTTCCGTTGGGAATACGTGCGCCCGCACGAACAGCTGATCGTGGCCGACGGCAAGAAGGTCTGGATGTACGAGCCGGACCTGGAGCAGGCCACCGTGCGCGAGCAGGGCAAGGAAGAGCAGAACAGCCCGCTGACCGCGCTGATCAATCCGGCGCTGCTGGAACAGCAGTACGACGTCAGCGAAGAGGCCGCGCAGCGCGACGGCCTGCAGTGGCTGTCGCTGTCGCCGAAGCGCGAGACCGAAGCCAGTTTCCAGTACGCCGCGCTGGGCTTCAACGCCCAGGGCCTGGCCAAGATGGAAATCACCGATGCGGTTGGCCAGCGTACCGTGATCAGCTTCAGTGGCTGGAAGCGCAACCCGGGCTTCGCGGCCGGCACCTTCAGCTTCACCCCGCCGAAGGGCACCGACGTCATCGGTAATTGATCTGTGGGCGGAGACGCTTTGGTGGGTGTCAACCTTGGTTGACACGCTTTTGTTCTGCCGGCCAGCGGCCGGCACCACCGATCCTGTGGCCTGATCTGCCGGGCAGGGTTCGGTGCTGCCGCGATCCGACCTGACCCGCTCTGGTGGGTGCCAACCTTGGTTGGCACGCGTTCGGCCAGCTCATCCGTTGTCCGGGTGAACGATGACCTGCCAGTTGAGGCCATCAAATCGAACCAGATCCCACTGCGTCAACACCCATAGCACCCCATCGGCGGAACTGATGTCGTTAATGGCGGCGTCCACCAGTTCTTCAGGAATGCCCGCAGCCAAGCGTTCAACCACTCCAGAGGTGGGGCTGTAGAGATAGAGTCCATTCTCCGAGCCGATGTAGATGGATTGCCCGTACTGGCAGGCGCAGTAGAACGGTACGTCAGGGCTGATCTGATGCGGGACGGGCATGAAACCCGTATTGATCTGACCCGTTACGATTGTTGCCTCGGTACCGACCAGGAACAGTTCGCCCGAATCCGTTTTGGATGCATGCAGCAGTTCGGCGAAGGTGATCTGGTCCGGGATGGTCCAAGTTGCGCCATCCCAGTGCGCAATCAGGCCGTCAGAACCGATCGCATAGAGATCGGTAAAGCCGGTTCCGCAGAGGTCATTCACGCTGGCCAGTTCCAAATTGGCCAGCAGTTGGTCGAGCGCATGATCCTTCCCGATTCGAGCCAGATCAGCGCGTGATTCTTCGAATCTTCGCCGAAGCTCTGCGTCGCGCTCCGCCGGGTCAGCTGGTAGCGACGGCACACCGTCCAGTTCGAATAGATGGCCAACGCAGTCAAGCCAGTTGTCGAAATCATCCAAATCAGGATCGTCTTCGCAGATCTGATGCTCGGGGGCAGGGAAGTGAGTAGGAAGCTGCTCCCAACCTGCCTCGCTCCGGTAATAGATCATGCCATGCACTCCGCAGCAGAATAGATCCTCACCCAGCTGCCGGATCCGGGTCAGCCCACCGGAAAAGTCATCACCATCATGTGAAATGTACTCGCATGTCGTGCCTGCTCGAGCGAGATCCTCAAGCTGGCCGTAGTAGTCAAGAGCCAATACTCGACGAGCGCGCCCGTCCTGTTGTTCAGGGACGAAGATGGTGGACTCGACCTGCCAGTCGGACAGGTCGTGATAGAACCATTTCTCATCCGTTTGATGTTGATAAAAGAACATCCGGGAGGGCGGGCCCGGATCCGGGTCGTAGCATTTGTGCCCCGGACCGATCCTTGCAGCCAAGTAGTAAATGTTCGCATCGACAGCGCAGCCGGCAACGAACTCAAGGACATTGGATTCGGGATCGCGCACGAGTGGGGCCTGGATGGTTGAGCTGCAAATTCTCGGCTACTAATGAGGATGCATGGCTCCCGGGAAAGGCCGTTCCATGTGAATCAGTGGCTTACCGATGAATTGGCTCCGGCGGCTTCGGCTCATTTCCGACACATTGCGGGGCTGCCGGCCAGCGGCCGGCACTACCACCCGTGCGGCCTGATCGCCGGCATGGCCCGGCGCTTTCTGCTCTGGTGGGTGTCAACCTTGGTTGACACGCTGTTGATCTGCCGGCCAGCGGCCGGCACTACCAGACATCGCGTCCCGCCCGCCGGGCACAGCCCGGCGCTACCGTTGGGCGGCGCGGTACAATGACCGGGTGCCAAGACATCGCTCCACTTCATTCCCCGGACCCGATCTGCTGAGCGTCGATCGGGAACACATGCGCCCGCTGGCCGAGCGCATGCGCCCCCGCACCCTGGACGAAATGGTCGGGCAGAAGCGCCTGCTGGCGCCGGACAGTGCGCTGCGCCGCGCGGTCGAATCCGGTCGCGTGCATTCGATGATCCTGTGGGGGCCGCCGGGCTGCGGCAAGACCACGCTGGCGCTGCTGCTGGCCGAGTACGCCGATGCGGAATTCCGCGCCATCTCTGCCGTGCTGTCCGGCCTGCCGGAGGTGCGCCAGGTGCTGGCCGAGGCCGCGCAACGCTTCGCCGAAGGCCGCCGCACCGTGCTGTTCGTGGATGAGGTACACCGCTTCAACAAAGCGCAGCAGGATGCGTTCCTGCCGCACATCGAACGCGGCACGATCCTGTTCGTCGGTGCCACCACCGAGAATCCGTCGTTCGAGCTGAACTCGGCGCTGCTGTCGCGTTGCCGCGTGCACGTGCTCGAAGGCGTTTCGCCGACCGACATCGTCGAGGCGCTGGTGCGCGCACTGGGCGACCGCGAGCGCGGCCTGGGCGAGGAGGGCATCGAGGTCGCCCCCGAGCTGCTGCTGGAAATCGCGACCGCCGCCGACGGCGACGTGCGCCGTGCGCTGACCCTGCTGGAGATCGCCGCCGAGCTGGCGGGCGGGGAGGGTGGGCGCATCACGCCGCAGACCCTGACCCAGGTGCTGGCCGACCGCACCCGTCGCTTCGACAAGGGCGGCGAGCAGTTCTACGACCAGATCTCGGCGCTGCACAAATCCGTGCGCAGCTCCAACCCGGACGCCGCGCTGTACTGGCTGACCCGCATGCTCGATGGCGGCTGCGATCCGTCTTACCTGGCGCGCCGGCTGACCCGCATGGCCATCGAGGATATCGGCCTGGCCGACCCGCGTGCGCAGAGCATGGCGCTGGAAGCGTGGGACATCTATGAGCGACTGGGCAGTCCGGAGGGCGAACTCGCGTTCGCCCAGCTGGTGCTGTACCTGGCCAGCACGGCCAAGTCGAATGCCGGCTATGCCGCGTTCAACCAGGCCAAGGCCGATGTGCGCGAGAGTGGTACCGAAGAAGTACCGCTGCACCTGCGCAATGCGCCGACCAAGCTGATGAAGGAGCTGGGCTACGGCGCCGAGTACCAGTATGACCACGACGCCGAAGGCGGCATCGCACTGGACCAGACCGGCTTCCCGGATGCGATGGGCGAACGGGTGTACTACAACCCGGTGCCGCGCGGGCTGGAAATCAAGCTGAAGGAAAAGCTGGACCGGCTGCGTGCCGAGCGTGAGGGTGCGCGGGCCGCTAAGGGCCGCTGAGCCAGCTCTTGTAGAGTCGAGCCATGCTCGACTCCGCTCTTCTGGAGCAGCAGTCGAGCATGGCTCGACTCTACAGGGGCAATATTGTTCCCCGCGCCTGCATTTGGCACACTGCGCGGCTACTTTTTCAAGGATTGATGCCGTGCAGGAAATGATTCTGCCGTTGAAGCGCTATGCCCAGTTCGAGGGCCGCGCCAATCGCCGCGAGTATTGGATGTACCAGCTGTTCCTGTTCTTGGTCGCAACCGCGGTGATGCTGCTGGCCGGTGTGCTGGCGATCCTCTTGCGCAACAGTCCCGATGCGCTGGCCGGCATCCTGATCGGCATGGTGGTGCTGTTGTGTGTGATGTGGCTGGCCACGATCGTGCCGCTGATCGCTGTGACCGTACGCCGCCTGCATGACTGCAACCAATCGGGCTGGCTGTTCCTGCTGGCGCTGGTGCCGGGCGGCGGGATCGTGATCATGATCTTCTCGCTGCTGCCGGGTACGCCGCAGGAGAACGTTTATGGTCCGGTGCCTTCGGGCCCGTGATCTTGCATGAGTCGAGCATGGCTCGACGCTACAGAGGTAAAGAAAAGAAGCCGGCGTTTCGCCGGCTTCGTCTTTACTTGATGGCGCAATCGCCGAAGGACAGGTAGTCCGTGCCGGAGCTGAACTGCAGCGTGCAGCTGGCGGTGAAGGCGGCGCCTTCTTCCAGCGCGCTGAGCTTGGCGGCCTGCTGCGCATCGTCGGTGGTCAGCCGGGCCAGGACATTGCCCTGGTCATCGCCGGCCTCGATCAGCGGCTCGCCCGCCAGGTTGCTGGAAACGCTCAGTGCCACGGCGGTGAACGTCACCGTCTGGTTGAGTTGGTCCATGCTCAACGTCGAATTGCCGGCCTCTTCAAAGGCCTGGTAGAGCGACGGCAGATCCTGCGCGGCGTGCGCAGCCAGTGGGGCGAGCAGGCCGAGGGTAAGGGCGATCAGTGCGGTGTGCTTCAAGGGTTCTCACAATCATGGGATCCAATCCCATGGCAGTCATGGCGCGGATGAACGCGGCCTGGTCGGCGGCAGGCTGCCCGCCTTCCCTGGCTGCGCTGTAAGCGGGGCGATCCAATGCCCCGGTGGCCCGCAAAATAGGTGAAATGCCGGGCCCGGCGCAACCGGTCGTCGCGCGCGTGATACACAGCGTGACGTTCGATCGATGTGATAATCATTCGCGTTTAAGGTAGACTGCGGTCCCTTGTGAACCGGCGGCCCTGGGCCGCTTCTGCCGCCGCTGATGAAGCATTTCGTCCTGCCTTCGCGCCGTGGTCCGCTGGCCCGCGGCTTGGCCGCCTTGATGATGGGTCTGCTCCTGGCCACCCCGTACGCCCATGCACAGCAGCGCAATCCGCTGCAGAAGATCGGCCACACCGTGCTCGACGAGCCGGCGGCCAGCTATCGCTTCGAACATTTCGTGGTGGACAGCCCCGACCAGCAACGCCGCTGGCGGGTGAATGTGGCCATTCCCGCCAAGGCCGGCAAGGCGCCGCTGCCGGTGTTGTACGCGCTGGATGGCAATGCGGTGGCGATGGTGCTGGACCAGCCGTTGCTGGCCGAGCTGGCGGCACGCAAGGCGCCGCCGGTGCTGGTGCTGATCGGTTACGACAACGACCTGCGCATCGATTCCAAGGCGCGCACCCGCGACTACACCGCGTGGATCGACCGTGCCGACGACGAGAGCGGCACAACCCAGGCCGTCGGCGGTGGTGCCGCCGCTTTCCTCGACGTGATCGAACGCCGCATCAAGCCGGAGGTCGAGCGTCGCGCACGCATCGATACGCAGCAACAAGCGCTGTGGGGTCACTCGCTGGGCGGGTTGTTCGTGCTCAACGCGCTGTACACACGTCCCGCCGCTTTCCAGTCCTATCTGGCCGCCAGCCCGTCGCTGTGGTGGAGCCAGGGCGCGGCGCTGGGTGATCCGGAACAGCAGTTCGTGCAGAACGTGCATGGCCAGCCGGCAAAGCTCTGGCTGATGCTGGGTGGTGCCGAGCGTGTCGGCGATCGCGGCAAGCGTGACATGACCAATCCGCGCGTGGTCGCGCACCTGCGCCGCATCGGTGCCGCCACCCCGGATGCGGCGATGCAGTTGTCCGAACGATTGGCCAAGGTGCCGGGCATGCGCGTGCAGTACCGTGAGTTCGACGGCCTCGGCCACGGCCCGATGCTGCCAGCCTCGTTCCACGCGGCGCTGCATGAACTGTACGGCGTGACCGACCGCAGCGCCGGCGATGGCGCGCCCAACGATGGTGACAACGGCGCCGAATGAATCCCTTCGCACGCGATGTCGTGCGACCCCACTACCCAGGCGAGGCTGCCGACGTGCAGCGGCCCAGGCAACCGATGAATCCCGCGCCACGTGGCGCGGCCTACGTGTGCAAGGAGCCTTCCATGTCGTTCCGTCCGTCTCTCCGTCTTACCTCTCTCGCCGCCGGTCTGCTGCTGGCGGTGACCGCCACCGCGCAGCCGGTGTTCGATCAGCCGGCCAACGCCACCTTCAAGGGTGAGGTCGTCTCACGTGGTGAGAACGTGGTTCCCGGCAGCACTGCCGACGTGGTCGGCCGTGGCTTCGTACCGGGCCAGAAGGTCAGCCTGCTGCGTGGCGACAGCGTGCTCAATACGCAGCCGCTGGTGGTCGATGCCGATGGCAACTTCAAGACCCAGCTGAGCATTCCGGCCGACGCCGTGCCGGGTACCCACCCGGTGGTGGTGCGCGCCAGCCAGCCGGCTGCAGCCACCGTGCTGAAGCTGCGCGTCTCGCCGCAGTTGCCGCTGTCCGGCCAGGCGCAGTTCGCCACCCAGTCCAACAAGCTGGTGCCGGGCCTGTACCAGTCCGCCTACAGCGCCGCCAGCAACGCGGTGTTCGTGACCTCGGCCGTGGGCCGCCCGCCGGTGACCCAGTCGCAGCTGCTGAAGCTGGACCCGAAGTCGCTGAAGGTGACCAAGGCGATCACCCCGGCGCAGGTGCCGGGCAGCACCAATGGTGCGGTGTACGCGGTCTACGGCGTGGGCGTGGATGACACCAACGGCAACGTCTGGGTCACCAACACCCGCCAGAACTCCATCGCGGTCTACCGCCAGAAGGACCTGTCGCTGGTCCACCAGTTCCCGGTCGATGCCGTGCCGCATGCGCGCGACGTGGTGGTTGATGGCACCCACGGCAAGGTGTTTGCCTCGGCCACGGGTGAGGACCACCTGTCGGTGTTCGACGCCAAGACCCTCAAGGAGCTGCCGGCAGTGACGCTGGAGTCCAGCGTGGACGACGGCAAGTTCACCCCGATGAGCCTGGTGCTGGACGAGAAGGGCGGCAAGCTGTTCACCGTCAGCATCGGCACCCCGGAAGCGGCAGTGATCGATGTGGCCAACGGCAAGGTCGAGAAGGTCATCGACCTGGGCAACTCGATCAGTGCCTCGGGCGTGGCCTTCGACGCGGCGCGCAACCGCCTGTACGTGGCCTCGCAGGGCACCGACAACCTGCTGATCGTCGACGTGGCGGCCGGCAAGGTGCTGCATGACGTGCCGGTCGGCGCCGGCGCACTGAACGTCGCCTTCGATGATGCCTCCGGCCTGGCCTACGTCAGCAACCGTGGTGCTGGCACGGTCACCGTGGTGAACGGTGACGGCAAGGTGGTCGCCAACCTCGACGGCGGCACGCTGCCGAACCACGTCCGTGCCGATGGCAAGGGCAACGTGTTCGCGGTGAACAAGTCGCGCGGCGCTGAAGACCCGAAGGGTGACCGCATCACCCGCATCACCCCGAAGCAGTAAGTCACACGGCAGGGCGGCGTGCGCGTCGCCCTGCCAGCAAGGAGAACGAGCATGAACATCGCGTCCCGTCTGCGCCTCTGTGCGCTTCCGTTGGCTGTCTCGCTGGCACTGGCTGCCTGTGGCGGCTCGTCGGCGCCGCCTGATGGCCAGAAGTCCACCGAGCCGCCCGCCGCGACGGCGACTGCGGAAGCCGCATTGCCGGCTGGCTGGCAGCGCGTGGCTGGCACCGATATGCCGGTCGTGCGCGACCAGAAGGCCGTGCTGCCGGCCAAGGTGCATTCCGATGACGGCGCCAACGTCGAGGTGGCCGATACCAGCCGCATCATCGCCGGTGGTGACGACGTGATCGCGGTGATCGAGGCGCTGGGGCTGGACAAGCAGGTGTTCGCCGCGCCGACCAACACCACCACCCGGGCCGGCCTGGCCGCGCCCCACCAGTTCCTGTTCAACCGCACCACGGGCGTGGAGGGCGTGCTGAGCCTGCAGGGCTCGCTGTTCCTCGGCAACAGCCTGCGCCGCCACACCGAGCTGGCGAAGAAGCTGCGTGAGGTGGGCGAACCGGCAGTGGTCATCGATGACCTGCAGCCGGCGCCGGACAAGGTGCGCAAGGTCGCCGCCGCACTAGGGCTGGCCGAGGCAGGGCAGACACTTGCCACGCAGGTGCAGCGCCAGCTCGATGAGGCTGCAGCGATTGGCAAGGGCCTGGGCCATGCGCCACGACTGATCCACGTGTCGGCCACCGGCGCCGGTGGCTCGCCGACTGTTGCGGGTGCCGACAGCGCATCGGCGCAGCTGATCGCACTGGCTGGCGGCATCAACATCGGCACCGAGGCAGGGGTGAAGAACTACTCGCAGCTGAGCAATGAAGGCGTGGTCGCGGCGGCACCGGAGGTGATCCTGGTGACCGAGCATGACCTGCAGCTGTTCGGTGGTGCCGAGGGCCTGTGGAAGGCGTACCCGACGCTGAAGCAGACCCCGGCCGGGCAGGCCAACCGGGTCTGGGTGATGCCGGATGTGCAGCTGAAGTACACCAGTGTCGGATCCGGTGCTGGCGCGCTGGCGCTGGCCAAGGCCCTGGCAGCGTTGCCGAAGGCATGAGTCCGGCGGATCGGCGCCGCCGTCGCGGGCGGACGATGTTGCTGGTGGCGTTGCTGGCACTGCTGGGGGCAGTGCTGGCCTCGTTCGCCGTGGGCCCGTTGCGGTTGCCGCCGCTGGAGGTGATGCAGGCGCTGGCAGTGAAGCTGGGGATGCTTGACCCGCAGGCGGTCAGCAGCCGCGATCTGGCGGTGGTGTGGCAGCTGCGCATTCCGCGCGCCCTGTTGGGCGCGATGGTCGGTGCGTCGCTGGCGATGGCCGGTGCCAGCCTGCAGGGACTGTTCGGCAACCCGCTGGCCGACCCCGGCATCGTTGGTGTCAGCCAGGGTGCTGCGCTGGGTGCAGTCGCTGCCATTGTTCTCGGCGCTGCGGGCGCAGCCGGCTGGCTGGTGCCGGTGGCTGCATTCGCTGGTGGTGCACTGGCGATCGGCCTGACCTACGCATTGGCCCGGCCCGGCAAGGGTACGGGCAACGCCACGTTGCTGTTGGTCGGCATCGCGATGGCCGCCTTCTGCTCGGCGCTGATCGGTTTCCTCACGTACATTGCCAGCGAAAGCGAGCTGCAGTCGCTGGTGTTCTGGCAGATGGGCTCGCTGGCGCGCGCCAACTGGGCCGACGTGGCCGCGGTGGTGCCGCTGTTTGCGATTGGTGTATTCGCGTTGCAGCGGCTGGCTACGCCGCTGGACATGCTGGCACTGGGCGAACGCCAGGCGCAGCATCTGGGGCTGGATGTCACCCGCACGCGTCGTCGCCTGGTGGCGTTCAGTGCGCTGCTGGTGGGTGCGGCGGTGGCGTTTGCGGGTTCGATCAGTTTCGTTGGCCTGGTGGTGCCGCACGTGGCACGTCTGCTGGTTGGCCCTGGCCATCGCTGGTTGCTGCCGTTGTCCGGTCTGCTCGGTGCGCTGCTGATCGTGGTGGCCGATACCGCGGCTCGCACGCTCGATCCCCCGGCGGAGATTCCGCTGGGCCTGTTCTCGGCCGCGCTGGGCGCGCCGTTCTTCCTGTGGCTGGTGCTGCAGCAGCGCCGCAAGGCCGCGGCATGAGCGTGCTGTTGAAACTGCACGAGGTGGTGGTGCGTCGCCAGCAGCGCGAGATCCTGCATGGCATCTCGCTGGCGTTCGAACCGGGTACGGTCACCGCGCTGGTGGGCCCGAATGGCGCGGGCAAGTCCACGTTGCTGGCTGTTGCCGCTGGTGACCTGCGTGCCGACGCAGGCGAGGTAAGTCTGCTCGGCAAGCCGTTGGCCGGCTACAAAGCCGGGCCGCTGGCGCGCGAGCGTGCGGTGATGCCGCAGGAGCATGGCGTGCGTTTCGCCTTCAGCGTGGAAGAAGTTGTGGCAATGGGGCGACTGCCGCATCCGCCCGACCCTGTGGTGGATGACGCCAAGGTGGAAGCCGCCATTGATGCCGCCGAACTGCAGGCGCTGCGCCTGCGCGAGGTGCAGCAGCTGTCCGGTGGCGAGTCCGCCCGGACCACGTTCGCGCGCGTGCTGGCGCAGGACACGCCGTTGCTGCTGCTGGATGAACCGACTGCAGCGCTGGACCTGCGCCACCAGGAACGCACCCTGCGCAGCGTGCGCGCCTGTGCCGAGGCCGGTGCGTGTGTGATCGTGGTGCTGCACGACCTGAATCTGGCCGCTGGCTATGCCGACCGCATCGTGCTGCTGGAGCAGGGCAGGGTGGCAGCCGATGGCACGCCGTTGCAGGTGCTGACTGAAGAAAACCTGCAGCGGGTGTACCAGCAGGATGTGGTGGTGCTGGAGCACCCACGGCGCGGCGTGCCGCTGGTAGTGGTGACCTGAGCGTCCAGTCGTTCTGCGCGGCGACGTATCATGTGCAGTTCGTCTTCTTCAATGGACTGATGTGATGATCTGTTTCTTCCCGCGCGGCGCACTCTTTGCTGCAATGGCTGCGGTTGCTGGCGTGGTGAGTGCTGCACCGGCAACCTCCATTTCCCTGATGGATGCAACCGAGCAGGCTTCGCTGATCGAGAGCCACCATTCCTCTGGCGAGGGCGCTGCGGTGTCGTCGATGAGCACCAGGTACTACGCCAGTGACGAAATGCATTTCAGCTGGGACGGTCAGCAGGTCCTGACGTTGTGCGAGGGTGCGGTGTATCTGAGGTTTCCCGAGGGCAAGCGGATGATGTTGACCGCAGAGCAGCGTCAGATGTTCGCTTACCAGGCCATGATGTCCAGTCTTGGAGCAATCGCTGCCGTTGGTGCCGCATCGGGCGAATCCCTGGGGGTGGCGGCTGACGGCAGCGAGACCCGCAGCGCGGGGGAGAGTCCCTGGGCCTATGGGGTGGAGCGCTTCGAGGTGACCACCCAGCGCATGCCGGATGGCGCGGTGCGCGTGCATTCCCGCAAGACCGAGATCGTGAACACGACGCCCCCGGCGCGCCCGGACGACATGTTCGGCACCGAAGATGACCAGGCGGCACGCCTGTCCGAGTTGGCGCCGGTGGGCAGCTGGACCGAGGTGGTTGTCCATGAGGGGCCGAGGCTGCCACATGTGGATCCGGCGATGTCGTTGAAGGGCTGGATCTCGATGGGGGACGACCAGGCTGCGACGGTGGCCGAGGCGCGCAAGCTGCACGGGTGCAAGTGAGCTGAGCTGGGGTCGGAGCCCTTTGCCCGTGGCAAGGGGACCCGACCCCGATGCCCGTCGGTCTCATCGTTCCATTTATGTGCTCAATATTCACTTGCGCGCCAGATTGGCAGGTCTAGAATGCGCCCCATGAACCGGATGCCGCTCCTGAAGTTTTTCACCCTGACCCGCGCAAGCGCGGAACGGGCGTGTCTGCCTGGAGCCCCACGAGGCCGTTGAAGCGGCCTTCGCTGGACCTTCGACAGAGCGCCCTCCGGGGCGCTCTTTTCGTTTCCGTCATTTCATTTTTCAACACCGCCGGCCCTGCCGGCCCACCGCAAGGAGAACGTGCCATGCACCAGATCGCCGAGACCGAACGCTAGCCGCGCACCCTGTCGCCAACCGGGGTGTGCGGCCCCTGAAGTTGGCTTTGCAGGAACCTCTTTATGAACACCCAAGTCCTTTCCCGCCGTCGCAACCTCGGCATCATTGCCCACATCGACGCCGGCAAAACCACGCTCACCGAACGCCTGCTGTGGAAAAGCGGCGAAATCCATCGCGTCGGTGAAGTGCACGACGGCAACGCGACCACCGATTTCTCGGCGATCGAACGCGAGCGCGGCATCACCATCGGCGCTGCCGCCGTGCAGGCGCAGTGGGCGCCGCGCGACCTGCCGCCGCATCGGTTGACCCTGATCGACACTCCCGGCCACATCGACTTCGCCATTGAAGTCGAGCGTTCGCTGCGCGTGCTCGACGGTGCCGTGGCCGTGTTCTCGGCGGTGGATGGCGTGCAGCCGCAGTCCGAGACCGTGTGGCGCCAGGCGCGCCGCCACCGCGTGCCGCTGATCGCGTTCGTCAACAAGATGGATCGCGTCGGTGCTTCCTTCGAGCGTGTGCTGGAGCAGTTGCAGGACAAGCTGCGCGCGCGACCGTGGGCGCTGGGCGTGCCGCTGGGCAGCGAGAGCGGCTTCAACGGCTGGGTCGATCTGGTCGATGAGCGTGTGCTGCAGTGGCAGGATGGCGCTGCGGCGACGGTCACCGCGTGGGACGACGCGGCGCGGGCCCAGTGGCAAGTCCAGCGCGATGCGCTGGTCGAGGCCGTGGC
Coding sequences:
- a CDS encoding DUF3857 domain-containing protein → MLHPVPSALALALAALMAAGPALAETATSAPATAPPSTSGDTEASNNFSIVRYRADYQVRPDAGNVQTETYEVLLKTKASVEQFSQVRLSYSEKMETLEVLGAYTITADGQRRDVPADRIYTQESYSSASAAMYADRKVRVIVFPNLAPGTRLYYEVRRTQATPYFPGYFGLWETFNVFTQYEDAEVTLSAPANLPMFVDSRGVQGSDRPTVKNGQAQWRWRYQRREAMPAQNWSAAGWEFGPNIMASTYRDWSQMGRAYQLKAGPAAEVTPALQALADEITAGISDRREQADALYRWVAQNIRYVAVYLGNGGLEPNSAQSILDNHYGDCKDHVTILEALLAAKGIASSPVLIGAGGGPTLPKIPVLGRFNHAITYIPEFDLYLDSTTAWARFGQLPEGDLGAPVMRTRDATLARTPANTPERNATSMEVRFTFDANGNLRGETIPKLGENAEIGMRAQFSQLNAQNRARAEEQIMAASGFDGRGQLQIQGVPVDLTRPFGYRMAFQAEDYADFSVAGGMAVPDPPGGESVRGLYATASAPANETPFYCNASLREETYRLQFPANAPIIAIPASQRFANAAGEYRVDWSREGQEVIVHHRLQQNAVRGPEALCQPQDYPAFRALYREVRRGFRGQVLYGKLPGSGG
- the lolA gene encoding outer membrane lipoprotein chaperone LolA; its protein translation is MNFRFRRFLATTTLAVACAAAGSAWAGARDDLKTFTSGLKGLDGQFSQQVFDSRGKVKESTSGRVALSAPRLFRWEYVRPHEQLIVADGKKVWMYEPDLEQATVREQGKEEQNSPLTALINPALLEQQYDVSEEAAQRDGLQWLSLSPKRETEASFQYAALGFNAQGLAKMEITDAVGQRTVISFSGWKRNPGFAAGTFSFTPPKGTDVIGN
- a CDS encoding replication-associated recombination protein A; the encoded protein is MRPLAERMRPRTLDEMVGQKRLLAPDSALRRAVESGRVHSMILWGPPGCGKTTLALLLAEYADAEFRAISAVLSGLPEVRQVLAEAAQRFAEGRRTVLFVDEVHRFNKAQQDAFLPHIERGTILFVGATTENPSFELNSALLSRCRVHVLEGVSPTDIVEALVRALGDRERGLGEEGIEVAPELLLEIATAADGDVRRALTLLEIAAELAGGEGGRITPQTLTQVLADRTRRFDKGGEQFYDQISALHKSVRSSNPDAALYWLTRMLDGGCDPSYLARRLTRMAIEDIGLADPRAQSMALEAWDIYERLGSPEGELAFAQLVLYLASTAKSNAGYAAFNQAKADVRESGTEEVPLHLRNAPTKLMKELGYGAEYQYDHDAEGGIALDQTGFPDAMGERVYYNPVPRGLEIKLKEKLDRLRAEREGARAAKGR
- a CDS encoding DUF805 domain-containing protein, coding for MQEMILPLKRYAQFEGRANRREYWMYQLFLFLVATAVMLLAGVLAILLRNSPDALAGILIGMVVLLCVMWLATIVPLIAVTVRRLHDCNQSGWLFLLALVPGGGIVIMIFSLLPGTPQENVYGPVPSGP
- a CDS encoding alpha/beta hydrolase, which gives rise to MKHFVLPSRRGPLARGLAALMMGLLLATPYAHAQQRNPLQKIGHTVLDEPAASYRFEHFVVDSPDQQRRWRVNVAIPAKAGKAPLPVLYALDGNAVAMVLDQPLLAELAARKAPPVLVLIGYDNDLRIDSKARTRDYTAWIDRADDESGTTQAVGGGAAAFLDVIERRIKPEVERRARIDTQQQALWGHSLGGLFVLNALYTRPAAFQSYLAASPSLWWSQGAALGDPEQQFVQNVHGQPAKLWLMLGGAERVGDRGKRDMTNPRVVAHLRRIGAATPDAAMQLSERLAKVPGMRVQYREFDGLGHGPMLPASFHAALHELYGVTDRSAGDGAPNDGDNGAE